CACCACAAGCCGCTGGAAAAATCCACACTGACTTTGAAAAAGGATTTATTCGAGCTGAAGTGATAGGTTATGACGAATATGTTGAATTTAAAGGTGAAGCAGGTGCTAAAGACGCTGGTAAATGGCGTTTAGAAGGGAAAGACTATATAGTTAAAGACGGCGATGTCATCCACTTCCGTTTTAATGTTTAGTTAAGATTACTGTTAACGGACATAAAAAAACTCGCCACGGCGAGTTTTTTTAATTTTAAAAGCTCTATCTAATTAGATCATTCAGTTGCTAATTTTGCATCATCCTGCTGTTGAGGTGCTGGTCGATCTTTTGCTTCACGAACTTTAAGCGTACGTTGTTGAAATTCAGCGTCATTTAATGCACTAATGGCATTCTCAGCGTCTTTTTCAGCAATTTCAACAAAACCAAAGCCTTTACGTTTACCAGTGTTTCTGTCTCTCATTAATCTAACTGATACGACCTTAGCGTGTTTACTAAATAGCTCTCTTACTGCGGCTTCATTGGCGCGATAAGGTAAGTTTCCAACATATAATGTTTTTGATGCACCTTTGTAAACCTGAGGAGAGTCAGTACTATCTGAATCTGAACTGCTAGGTATAAAGGACACTATAAAGCCACCAATTAAAACACCTGCAGCTAAAGCAATATTTGTTTCTAATTGCAAACCTAACACAGGCAATAAAATAAATACAACGACA
This genomic window from Saccharobesus litoralis contains:
- a CDS encoding RNA recognition motif domain-containing protein gives rise to the protein MSNITKQLAVTVILAVVVFILLPVLGLQLETNIALAAGVLIGGFIVSFIPSSSDSDSTDSPQVYKGASKTLYVGNLPYRANEAAVRELFSKHAKVVSVRLMRDRNTGKRKGFGFVEIAEKDAENAISALNDAEFQQRTLKVREAKDRPAPQQQDDAKLATE